A genomic segment from Aegilops tauschii subsp. strangulata cultivar AL8/78 chromosome 1, Aet v6.0, whole genome shotgun sequence encodes:
- the LOC141026616 gene encoding uncharacterized protein, translated as MDQQVEHILNFKGSIERRRVVIWDRGVEADHDYFKLTRDYCVQISFCAKHNCTVVLRMLSLGTIVDAVGEMVRMGESTCLKTTVKFASAVLQVLGAEYPREPNVQDIEKLLAIGDARGFSEMFGSIDCMHWQWKN; from the exons ATGGACCAGCAGGTGGAGCATATTCTCAACTTTAAGGGCTCAATCGAAAGAAGAAGAGTGGTCATTTGGGATAGG GGAGTGGAGGCAGACCATGACTACTTCAAGCTCACAAGGGATTATTGTGTCCAAATTTCTTTCTGTGCTAAGCATAACTGCACGGTTGTTCTGAGGATGCTTTCACTTGGTACTATCGTAGATGCCGTTGGTGAGATGGTCCGGATGGGGGAGAGTACATGCCTGAAGACTACTGTGAAGTTTGCCAGTGCCGTGCTGCAGGTGTTGGGAGCAGAGTATCcgagagaaccaaatgtgcaggaCATAGAAAAATTGTTGGCTATTGGAGATGCGAGAGGGTTTTCAGAAATGTTTGGATcaattgattgcatgcattggcaATGGAAGAACTGA